GCCGGTGCCGACGCAGCGGCCGGGATGCAGCGTGACGAAGTGGCGGAAAGCCTGCGCGCGCTGTCGCAAATGGCTGACGAGGCGCAATCGGAAAGCCATGCCATGCAGGCGGCGTTGAAGCAGGTGGTGGATATTCGCCAGGCCACCGATGAAAACACTCGTACCTCGGCGAAAGTCGGCAGCCTGATCGAGGCGCTGGCAGGGCAGGTTGATACCGGGGCGAAAGTCATCGAGCGACTGGCGCAGCAGAGCGAACAGATCGAAGTGGTGCTGACGGTGATTCACGGCATCGCCGAGCAGACCAACCTGTTGGCCCTGAATGCGGCGATCGAAGCGGCGCGGGCCGGTGAGACCGGCCGCGGTTTTGCCGTGGTCGCGGACGAGGTGCGCGCGCTGGCGAGCAAGACGCAAAGCTCGACCGGTGACATTCAGGCGCACATCGTCGCGTTGCAGCAGGGCGCGCGTGAGGCGGTCGAAGCGATCGGCCAGGCGGGGCGTCAGGCCAGCGAAGGTTTGCTGGTGTTACGCGACAGCGCACGGTTGCAGCAGTCAGTGCAGGCCTCGGTCGAGCAGGTGCATGCGGCGATCGGTCTGGCAACGCAGGCAGCGGCGCATCAGGCGCAGGGCGCGCAGGCAGTGCGTGGGCGGGTCGAAACGATTCATGCCCAGGCCGAGAAAGCGGCGCAGGCGGTGGTGGAAACCACGGCCAGTGGCAAGGTGCTGGATGGGCTGGCGGCGCAGCTGAAGGCCAGTCTGGGACAGTTCAGGGCCTGATGTTTCCCCCTTCGCGAGCAGGCCAGCTCCCGCATTCGATCGCATTCCTCTGGTGGGACTCGGTCAAACTGTGGGAGCGGGCTTGCTCGCGAAGGCGATTTCAGCGGCTCAGATACATCCGCGTCGTCAGCAGATACACCGGCAACCCCGACACCACAATCAACAACGCCGCATAAGGCGCTGCCGCCGCGAACTCGACATTTGCCGTATGCGCCCAGACCTCGGTCGCCAGCGTGTTCAGCCCGGTCGGACTGAGCAGCAGCGTCGCCGTCAATTCCTTCATCGCATCCAGAAACACCAGCGCAAACGCCGCACCCAGTGCCGGGAAGATGATCGGCAGGGTCACCCGGCAAAACGCGGTGAATGACGATGCCCCCAACGTGCGTGCCGCTTCCTCCAGCTGCGGCGCAGCCTTGTTCAGTGCCGTGCGAATCGGCGCCTGTGCCAATGGCAGGAACAGCAGCGCATAAGCGATTAGCAGCAATGTCGAGGTCTGGTACAGCGCCGGCACGTAGTGCAGGGCGAAATAGACCAGCGTCAGCGCGATTACCAGGCCCGGCAAGGCGTGGAGCAGATACGGCAAGCGTTCGGCCCAGATCGCCAGTTGGCCCTTGTAACGCACCACCAGCAACCCGACCGGCACCGCCAGCAGCAGGCACAGCGCTGCGCCACCCAGCGACAAGGCCAGCGAAGACAGCAGGGCTTCGGTGATCGCCGCGACCGGGAACGCTGCCGATGAGCCCACCGCCAGCCAGTACGCGAGCATTCCCAGCGGAATCCCGCTACCGACAATCGCCAGCAACAGGCAATAGAACTGACCGGCAACCGCCCACGGTCCCAACCGCACTTGCTCGGCTCGACGCGCTGCACCCTGGCCGGTGCGCACATGGCGCCCTTTACCGCGCACCCGCAGCTCCAGCCACAGCAGCATCAGACACAGCGTGAGCAGCACCGCCGAAAGCATCGCCGCATTGGCGTTGCTGAATTCCAGTTCGAATTGCTGGTAGATGGCGGTGGTGAAGGTTTGCAGGCCGATGATCGACAGCGCGCCGAACTCGACCAGCATGTGCAGGGCAATCAGCAGCGAGCCAGCCAGCAGCGACGGCCAGAGCAGCGGCAGGGTGACGCGGAAAAACACGCCCCAGCGATTCTGTCCCAAGGTGCGAGCCGATTCTTCAAGGGACGGATCGAGGTTGCGCAGGGTCGCCGCGACCGGCAGAAAGATCAGCGGATACTTCGACAGGCTCATCACCAGAATCGCCCCGCCGAGGCCTTCGAACTGCGCGCTCAACGACACCCAGGTGAAGCTGCTGACGAACGCCGGCACCGCGAACGGCAAGCACAGAACCACCCCCCACAGGCGACGTCCCGGTAGATTGCTGCGCTCCAGCAGCCACGCCAGTGACAGGCCGATCACGCCGCAAGTCAGCGTTACGCCGACCATCAACGCCAGGGTGTTGCGCAGCAGACCGAATACGTAAGGGCGCCACAACAGGTGCAGCGCTTCGGCCCAGCCGGCCTGCCAGGCTTTCAGGCCGACATAGGCCAGAGGCAACAGGCTCATGATCACCAGCAATAAGACCGGCAGCACCAGCCAGATCGACGGGCGCTTGCGTCGTGGTACGTAACCCCCGCGCGCGGCGGGGGTGGATAACGATGCGGCCATCAGTTCAGGCCAACTTCACGTTCCAGCTCCAGCGCTTCTTCGGCGTTGCCCAGGTCGGCCGGGGTCACGTTCGGGGCTTCTAATTCGCTGAACGGCTTGAGCCCGCGATCCGATTCCATACCTTTGTGCAGCGGGTATTCGGCGGTGGTCTGAGTGATCACGCGCTGGCCTTCCTCACTGGCCATGTAGGCAAGGAATTGCTGGGCTTCTTTTGGATGTTTGCTGGATTTCAGCACGGCAGCACTGGATACGGTGATCAGTCCGCCGACGTCGCCGCCGGTGAAGTAATGCAGTTTCGAGTCGAGTTTGCCTTTCTCACGCTGCAGGGCGAACCAGTAGTAGTTGTTCACCAGCACCGTAGCGACTTCGCCGTTTTCCACGGCTTTGAGGGCGACCATGTTGTTGCTGTAGGTTTTACCGAAAGCGCGCAGCCCGGTCAGCCATTCCTCAGCGGCGTCGCGACCGTGCATCTTGATGATCGCCACGGCCTGTTCCTGGAAGGCGCCGCTGGTCGGGACGAATCCGACTTTGCCTTGCCACTTTGGATCGGAGAATTCCATCACCGACTTCGGCAGGTCTTTCTCAACGACCAGTTTCGGGTTGTAGGCAACCACGCGAACCCGCGCGGTGACACCGATCCAGGTGCCGTTGCCGGCGACGTATTGCTTGGGCAGCACGGCCAGCGTGGCGTCGTCAGTCTTGGCCAGCAGGCCTTGCTCGCCGAGGTTGTTCAGCGGAGGAGATTCTTCGGTGTAGATCACGTCGGCGGGGGAACGGTCGCCTTCTTCGATGACCTGGCTGGCGAGCTGGTTGCTGCTGCCCTTGCGTACGTTGACGTGAATGCCGGTCTTGGCCTCGAAAGCCTTGGCGATCGCATCGCCGACTTCCTTGTGTTGACCGTTGTAGAGCGTCAGGGAAACCGCATCGGCTGCCTGGGTGAGGGGAGTGGCGAGTGCCAGGCCGAGCAGGGTGAAGGTCAAGCCGCGGCGCAGGGTATTTCGAAACATCATTCGCAGGGTTCCTCACTGTCGCATTGCAAAAACTTGCAACAATGATAAACGATATTGTTTCTCAAGTGCGCCTTGCGACGAGGGCGGAGGTTTGCTAGAGCATGATCTGGTGATCATGTGTGGCGAGGGAGCTGCAGGTTTTCAAACGCCAGAAACGCAAAAACCCGCTTTCGCGGGTTTTTGGGAAACTCAACGTCGTAACCTTGAGTTTGAATTGGTGCCCAGAAGAAGACTCGAACTTCCACGACCGTAAGGTCACCAGCACCTGAAGCTGGCGTGTCTACCAATTTCACCATCTGGGCATTCATCGCGAGCGTTGCCGCTGTTGATGTGGCGCACTATACGGAGCGCTTTTTGATCTGTAAACCCCTGATTTAATTTTAATTAATCAGTTTTAACAAACCCGTTCCTTAGAATGCAAAAAACCCGCTTTCGCGGGTTTTGTGTGAGTCTTGAAACTGATCTAGTCTCAAACTCGAAATTGGTGCCCAGGAGAAGACTCGAACTTCCACGACCGTAAGGTCACCAGCACCTGAAGCTGGCGTGTCTACCAATTTCACCACCTGGGCATCTCGTCAACGTATGTACGTCGTCGATGGCGCGCACTATACGGAGCGCCTTTTTAACTGTAAACCCCTGTCAGCAAAAAAAATGAATTTTTTTACCAGCGGTGTTCAAAAGGGCTTTCAGGCGTCGATACAAGGCTCCAGAAGGGCCTTATATAGTCGGAAATTTCCCGTTTGATGGCGCCTATGCCAAACTAACCCGCATATAGACAAGGTGAAAACTCTCTAATGGCCGATTGGCAGTCCCTCGATCCCGAGGCCGCTCGTGAAGCGGAAAAATATGAAAACCCTATTCCCAGCCGCGAACTGATCCTGGCGCATCTCGCCGATCGGGGTTCGCCTGCTGCCCGCGAGCAACTGGTTGAAGAGTTTGGTCTGACCACAGAAGACCAGATCGAAGCCCTGCGCCGCCGCCTGCGCGCCATGGAGCGCGACGCTCAATTGATCTACACCCGCCGTGGCACCTATGCGCCGGTGGACAAGCTCGACCTGATCCTCGGCCGCATCAGCGGCCACCGTGACGGTTTCGGCTTCCTGGTGCCGGACGACGGCAGCGATGACCTGTTCATGAGCCCGGCGCAGATGCGTCTGGTGTTCGATGGCGATCGTGCGCTGGCCCGTGTTTCCGGTCTCGACCGTCGTGGCCGCCGTGAAGGCGTGATCGTCGAAGTGGTGTCCCGTGCCCACGAAACGATCGTCGGTCGCTACTTCGAAGAGGGCGGTATCGGTTTTGTCGTTGCCGACAATCCGAAGATCCAGCAGGAAGTGCTGGTTACGCCAGGCCGCAACGCCAACGCGCAGATCGGTCAGTTCGTCGAGGTGAAAATCACCCACTGGCCGACGCCGCGCTTCCAGCCGCAAGGCGATGTGGTCGAAGTGGTCGGCAACTACATGGCGCCGGGCATGGAAATCGATGTCGCGCTGCGTACCTACGACATTCCGCATGTCTGGCCTGAAGCGGTACTCAAAGAAGCCGCCAAGCTCAAGCCGGAAGTCGAAGAAAAAGACAAAGAGAAGCGTGTCGACCTGCGCCATCTGCCGTTCGTCACCATCGACGGCGAAGATGCCCGCGACTTCGACGACGCGGTCTACTGCGAAGCCAAACCGGGCAAGTTGCGCCTGTTCTCCGGCGGCTGGAAGTTGTACGTGGCGATTGCCGACGTTTCCAGCTACGTGAAGATCGGTTCGGCGCTGGACAACGAAGCCCAGGTACGCGGCAACTCGGTGTATTTCCCCGAGCGCGTGGTGCCGATGCTGCCTGAACAGCTGTCCAACGGCCTGTGCTCGCTGAACCCGCACGTCGATCGTCTGGCCATGGTTTGCGAGATGACCATCTCCAAGTCCGGCGAAATGACCGACTACTGCTTCTATGAAGCGGTGATCCATTCCCACGCCCGTCTGACCTACAACAAGGTCAGCGCGATGCTGGAAACCCCGAAAGCCACCGAAGCGCGCAAGCTTCGCGGCGAATACACCGACGTGGTGCCGCACCTCAAGCAGCTCTATGCGCTGTACAAAGTGTTGCTGGCTGCCCGTCACGTGCGTGGCGCGATCGATTTCGAAACCCAGGAAACCCGGATCATCTTCGGTTCCGAGCGCAAAATTGCCGAAATCCGTCCTACCACCCGCAACGATGCGCACAAGCTGATCGAGGAATGCATGCTGGCGGCCAACGTGGCCACCGCCGAATTCCTCAAGAAGCACGAAATCCCCGCGCTGTACCGTGTCCACGACGGCCCGCCACCGGAGCGTCTGGAAAAACTGCGCGCGTTCCTCGGCGAGCTCGGCCTGTCCCTGCACAAAGGCAAGGATGGCCCGTCGCCAAAGGACTATCAGGCCCTGTTGGCGAGCATCAAGGACCGTCCGGATTTCCATCTGATCCAGACCGTGATGCTGCGCTCCCTGAGCCAGGCGGTGTACAGCGCCCAGAACGAAGGCCACTTCGGCCTGAATTACGAAGCCTATACCCACTTCACCTCGCCGATCCGTCGTTACCCGGACCTGCTCACGCACCGCGCCATCCGCAGCGTGATCCATTCGAAACAGGACACTCCGCACGTTCGTCGTGCCGGGGCGATGACCATTCCGAAGGCGCGCATCTATCCGTACG
The Pseudomonas fluorescens genome window above contains:
- a CDS encoding ABC transporter permease — translated: MAASLSTPAARGGYVPRRKRPSIWLVLPVLLLVIMSLLPLAYVGLKAWQAGWAEALHLLWRPYVFGLLRNTLALMVGVTLTCGVIGLSLAWLLERSNLPGRRLWGVVLCLPFAVPAFVSSFTWVSLSAQFEGLGGAILVMSLSKYPLIFLPVAATLRNLDPSLEESARTLGQNRWGVFFRVTLPLLWPSLLAGSLLIALHMLVEFGALSIIGLQTFTTAIYQQFELEFSNANAAMLSAVLLTLCLMLLWLELRVRGKGRHVRTGQGAARRAEQVRLGPWAVAGQFYCLLLAIVGSGIPLGMLAYWLAVGSSAAFPVAAITEALLSSLALSLGGAALCLLLAVPVGLLVVRYKGQLAIWAERLPYLLHALPGLVIALTLVYFALHYVPALYQTSTLLLIAYALLFLPLAQAPIRTALNKAAPQLEEAARTLGASSFTAFCRVTLPIIFPALGAAFALVFLDAMKELTATLLLSPTGLNTLATEVWAHTANVEFAAAAPYAALLIVVSGLPVYLLTTRMYLSR
- a CDS encoding extracellular solute-binding protein, coding for MMFRNTLRRGLTFTLLGLALATPLTQAADAVSLTLYNGQHKEVGDAIAKAFEAKTGIHVNVRKGSSNQLASQVIEEGDRSPADVIYTEESPPLNNLGEQGLLAKTDDATLAVLPKQYVAGNGTWIGVTARVRVVAYNPKLVVEKDLPKSVMEFSDPKWQGKVGFVPTSGAFQEQAVAIIKMHGRDAAEEWLTGLRAFGKTYSNNMVALKAVENGEVATVLVNNYYWFALQREKGKLDSKLHYFTGGDVGGLITVSSAAVLKSSKHPKEAQQFLAYMASEEGQRVITQTTAEYPLHKGMESDRGLKPFSELEAPNVTPADLGNAEEALELEREVGLN
- the rnr gene encoding ribonuclease R codes for the protein MADWQSLDPEAAREAEKYENPIPSRELILAHLADRGSPAAREQLVEEFGLTTEDQIEALRRRLRAMERDAQLIYTRRGTYAPVDKLDLILGRISGHRDGFGFLVPDDGSDDLFMSPAQMRLVFDGDRALARVSGLDRRGRREGVIVEVVSRAHETIVGRYFEEGGIGFVVADNPKIQQEVLVTPGRNANAQIGQFVEVKITHWPTPRFQPQGDVVEVVGNYMAPGMEIDVALRTYDIPHVWPEAVLKEAAKLKPEVEEKDKEKRVDLRHLPFVTIDGEDARDFDDAVYCEAKPGKLRLFSGGWKLYVAIADVSSYVKIGSALDNEAQVRGNSVYFPERVVPMLPEQLSNGLCSLNPHVDRLAMVCEMTISKSGEMTDYCFYEAVIHSHARLTYNKVSAMLETPKATEARKLRGEYTDVVPHLKQLYALYKVLLAARHVRGAIDFETQETRIIFGSERKIAEIRPTTRNDAHKLIEECMLAANVATAEFLKKHEIPALYRVHDGPPPERLEKLRAFLGELGLSLHKGKDGPSPKDYQALLASIKDRPDFHLIQTVMLRSLSQAVYSAQNEGHFGLNYEAYTHFTSPIRRYPDLLTHRAIRSVIHSKQDTPHVRRAGAMTIPKARIYPYDEAALEQLGEQCSMSERRADEATRDVVNWLKCEFMKDRVGESFPGVITAVTGFGLFVELTDIYVEGLVHVTALPGDYYHFDPVHHRLAGERTGRSFRLGDTVEVRVMRVDLDERKIDFEMAEKTISAPIGRKKRGADTAAPASKAVEDKAPAKTASRRPAKEKAVEAYRPSDAVAKNAELRKSRELKKALLAEAKSGGKAASGGKTGRSAPEKAVGGKPAKPSKHRKGPPKAGSAPAKSGGSRKPKAKS